Proteins encoded in a region of the Neodiprion lecontei isolate iyNeoLeco1 chromosome 5, iyNeoLeco1.1, whole genome shotgun sequence genome:
- the LOC107225951 gene encoding ATP-binding cassette sub-family C member 4-like isoform X1 yields the protein MDVGDRKECRRRKNIEESSNFLSALFFGWTLPIFWKGAKHDLQITDLYDPLKSDESEQLGDHLEREWIKELAKSEATRILNKDGEKKRTRQPSLGWALTRIFWLPYMVQGLFVFFLCVVLYVVEPVLQGWIIEYFDRVESGITRSMALIYAGLLVLVIFVGILIMHHTDLRTQQIGMRVRVACCSLIYRKVLRLDQNAVHNTAAGKVANLISNDVARFDSIFIFLHHFWIMPIQLAITGYVMWLSIGVAALIGIGAMVTQTLLLQGYFSHVGGKLRAKIARKTDERVQQMTELISGIQVVKMYSWEKPFIKMVSKVRDLELKFISYASYLRGFNWSIIMLSGRITLYLTLISFVLNGNTITAETAFVSVGLINALRISCGVYFPMALILAGEAAVSLDRLTEFLLLDEVKCVEKARIACTGNEPRNVDRLEILENGVGIRMDTVAANWIFGNLPPTLSAVSLEVKNRCSCALFGPVGSGKSSLLHLILGELAVGAGKLSFFTGKESEAEITSRDIRVSYASQDSWLFSASIRDNILFGLPYEKKRYQEVTEACALLKDFDQLSQGDLSLVGERGASLSGGQRARVNLARAVYRDADLYLLDDPLSAVDSRVGRHLFEKCINGFLKSKTRIIVTHQLQYLEQVDTVIFVNRGTVECQGTFQELSASNFRNLIFENCEKSDDAESTEKVDADATEFETKDVVPGNDEQQLKHTESMQELENIDDEEMATGSISSEVYRGYFFAGGNLCTLGIVVLAFVAGQVAASGCDYWMTYWTNQETLKSTLQSNKSVVGDMDYNNSVSQWVDERGLLRQNVGIWVYTACIAGCTIIVVLSNILFVRISMNASRNIHNAMFSNILEATMRFFNTNPSGRILNRFSKDVGAMDEILPKAIMEMIMIFTTVIGSLAMVFIVNNWMIIPAIVVGGVFYPMMIYYIKTAQGLKRLEGITKSPVFSLVSSTLDGLVTIRSSGPLVENLLRKEFDLHQDTHTTAWYLTIATSTAFGFALDLISWLFIACVCFSLVLMDDENTSGGLAGLAISQSLILNAMVQEGMRNITIVISQMTSVERLLQYTNLPKEGPFDFDNSPPSDWPSMGSLDFKDVSMTYSIDKPPALKGLNLNIRPGWKVGVVGRTGAGKSSLISALFRLVGDGLDGEIFLDGISTKTIGLNDLRSRISIIPQEPILFSASLRYNLDPFEQYSDAELWNSIREVELGGVISSLDFSVAGGGANFSVGQRQLICLARAILRNNRLLVLDEATANVDPNTDALIQRTIRRRFVDCTVLTVAHRLNTIMDSDRVLVMDGGRIVEFDHPHLLLKDRDGYFSQMVQQTGKTMAEELAKISESAFPETSEIASDVTNDGEKIE from the exons atgGACGTCGGGGATCGAAAAGAATGCAGGCGCcggaaaaatattgaagaatCGTCCAATTTTTTGAGCGCACTGTTTTTCGG ATGGACACTGCCAATTTTCTGGAAGGGGGCAAAGCATGATTTACAGATAACAGATTTGTACGATCCCTTGAAATCCGATGAATCTGAACAACTCGGCGATCATCTGGAAAG AGAGTGGATCAAGGAATTGGCTAAATCTGAAGCTACGAGGATCCTGAATAAAGATGGCGAAAAGAAGCGAACGAGGCAACCGAGCCTTGGATGGGCGCTAACGCGGATATTCTGGCTGCCTTACATGGTTCAAGGGCTGTTCGTTTTCTTCCTCTGCGTGGTTCTATACGTCGTTGAACCGGTTCTCCAGGGGTGGATCATCGAGTACTTCGATCGGGTCGAAAGTGGCATCACACGAAGCATGGCTCTCATTTACGCCGGACTTTTGGTCCTCGTGATATTCGTCGGCATACTCATCATGCACCACACTGATCTCCGCACACAGCAAATCGGGATGCGCGTCAGGGTTGCCTGCTGTTCTCTGATTTACAGAAAG GTTTTACGTCTTGATCAAAATGCGGTCCACAACACAGCAGCTGgcaaagttgcaaatttaataAGCAACGACGTGGCTCGATTTGACAGCATTTTTATATTCCTTCATCATTTTTGGATCATGCCAATACAG CTGGCGATAACTGGATACGTGATGTGGCTATCAATTGGCGTCGCCGCGTTGATAGGAATCGGAGCCATGGTGACCCAGACGCTGCTTCTGCAAGGGTATTTCAGTCACGTCGGTGGAAAGTTGAGGGCTAAGATTGCTAGGAAAACAGACGAGAGGGTGCAACAGATGACCGAATTGATTTCTGGAATACAG GTGGTAAAAATGTATTCCTGGGAAAAACCGTTCATCAAAATGGTATCAAAAGTCAGAGATTTGGAGCTGAAATTTATAAGCTACGCTTCGTATTTGAGAGGATTTAATTGGAGCATAATAATGCTGTCGGGAAGAATCACCCTCTACTTGACGCTGATAAGTTTTGTCCTCAACGGAAATACGATCACAGCGGAAACGGCTTTCGTTAGCGTTGGTCTGATAAACGCGCTGAGAATATCATGCGGAGTTTACTTTCCCATGGCGCTCATCCTTGCCGGTGAAGCCGCTGTGTCCTTGGACAGATTAACA GAGTTCTTACTTCTGGACGAAGTTAAATGCGTGGAAAAAGCTCGAATCGCCTGCACCGGAAACGAGCCTCGCAATGTGGATAGATTAGAAATACTTGAAAACGGAGTTGGAATACGGATGGACACGGTCGCGGCGAATTGGATTTTCGGCAACCTTCCTCCAACGCTGTCCGCGGTTTCTCTGGAAGTGAAAAACCGATGTTCGTGCGCGCTTTTCGGACCGGTTGGATCGGGCAAGTCGTCACTGCTGCATCTGATTCTGGGAGAGCTGGCGGTTGGCGCTGGGAAGCTGTCGTTTTTCACGGGGAAAGAAAGTGAAGCCGAAATAACCAGTCGGGATATTCGCGTCTCTTACGCCAGTCAAGACTCCTGGCTTTTCTCCGCTTCAATACGCGACAACATTCTGTTCGGTCTGCCGTACGAGAAGAAGCGGTACCAAGAG GTGACCGAAGCCTGCGCCCTTCTCAAAGATTTTGACCAACTGTCACAAGGGGATCTGAGTCTTGTCGGCGAGAGGGGAGCTTCTTTGTCAGGAGGTCAGAGGGCTCGAGTAAACTTGGCAAGAGCCGTTTACAGGGACGCCGATCTTTACTTACTCGACGATCCTCTCAGCGCTGTGGATTCTCGAGTTGGTCGTCATCTTTTCGAGAAGTGCATCAATGGTTTCCTAAAGTCAAAAACACGGATCATAGTTACTCATCAGCTTCAATATCTCGAACAAGTCGACACTGTTATTTTCGTTAATCGC GGTACCGTTGAATGCCAAGGAACGTTCCAGGAGTTGAGTGCCTCAAACTTCCGGAATTTGATTTTcgagaattgtgaaaaatccGACGATGCCGAGTCCACGGAAAAAGTGGACGCAGACGCGACAGAATTTGAG ACAAAGGACGTAGTTCCAGGTAACGATGAACAGCAACTAAAACACACCGAGAGTATGCAGGAATTGGAAAACATAGACGATGAGGAAATGGCAACGGGATCAATATCAAGCGAAGTATACCGGGGCTATTTTTTTGCTGGTGGAAATCTGTGCACACTGGGGATCGTCGTTCTGGCCTTCGTAGCCGGACAAGTGGCGGCCAGTGGATGTGACTACTGGATGACGTATTGGACTAACCAGGAAACTCTCAAATCCACGTTGCAATCTAACAAATCCGTCGTTGGTGACATGGATTACAATAATTCCGTATCGCAGTGGGTCGATGAACGCGGATTGCTGCGACAAAATGTGGGAATTTGGGTCTATACCGCTTGCATCGCCGGATGCACTATCATCGTCGTACTGAGCAACATACTGTTCGTCAGGATCAGCATGAACGCAAGTCGCAATATACACAATGCCATGTTCTCGAACATTTTGGAAGCAACAATGAGGTTCTTCAACACTAATCCATCTG gtAGAATCCTGAACCGATTTTCAAAGGACGTAGGTGCGATGGATGAGATACTACCAAAGGCAATAATGGAGATGATTATGATTTTTACTACAGTGATTGGATCGCTAGCAATGGTATTCATTGTCAACAACTGGATGATCATTCCGGCAATCGTTGTAGGGGGTGTTTTCTATCCCATGATGATTTACTACATTAAAACTGCGCAGGGTCTAAAGAGGTTAGAGGGCATCA CGAAGAGCCCCGTTTTTTCGCTCGTCAGTTCAACCCTTGATGGACTGGTAACAATACGAAGCAGCGGACCCTTGGTCGAAAACTTGCTGCGAAAAGAGTTCGACCTTCATCAAGACACGCACACCACCGCTTGGTATCTGACTATTGCCACATCAACTGCCTTCGGTTTTGCCCTTGATTTAATTTCGTGGCTGTTTATCGCTTGCGTTTGCTTCTCGTTGGTTTTGATGGATGATG AAAACACTTCCGGAGGGCTTGCTGGACTTGCTATCTCACAATCACTTATCTTGAATGCTATGGTTCAAGAGGGCATGAGGAACATCACTATCGTAATTTCTCAGATGACTTCGGTCGAACGACTGCTACAGTACACCAATCTACCCAAGGAGGGACCATTCGATTTCGACAACTCTCCTCCATCGGATTGGCCTTCGATGGGCTCTCTTGACTTCAAGGATGTCTCTATGACATATTCAATCGACAAGCCTCCGGCATTGAAG GGTCTGAACTTGAACATTCGACCCGGCTGGAAAGTGGGAGTTGTGGGAAGAACCGGAGCTGGAAAATCCTCGCTGATTTCCGCGCTGTTTCGTTTGGTCGGAGACGGACTAGATGGGGAAATTTTTCTGGACGGAATAAGCACCAAGACCATTGGGTTGAACGACTTGCGGTCACGGATCTCGATCATTCCCCAGGAGCCAATTCTGTTTTCCGCGAGTCTGCGGTACAATTTGGACCCGTTCGAACAGTATTCGGACGCAGAGCTGTGGAACAGTATTCGGGAAGTGGAACTTGGCGGCGTCATATCTTCCCTCGACTTTTCCGTCGCCGGAGGCGGAGCCAATTTCAGCGTTGGACAACGCCAGCTGATCTGCTTGGCCAGAGCCATCCTCAGGAATAATCGGCTGCTCGTGCTCGACGAAGCTACTGCCAATGTTGATCCCAA CACCGATGCCTTGATACAAAGAACCATCAGACGAAGGTTCGTTGATTGCACCGTGTTGACAGTGGCTCATCGGTTGAACACGATAATGGACAGTGATCGAGTTCTGGTCATGGATGGCGGCCGCATCGTG GAGTTCGACCATCCGCATTTGCTGTTGAAGGATCGCGATGGTTACTTTTCACAAATGGTTCAACAAACCGGAAAAACGATGGCGGAAGAACTGGCGAAGATTTCTGAAAGCGCATTTCCTGAAACTTCGGAAATCGCGAGCGATGTAACAAATGatggtgaaaaaatagaatga
- the LOC107225951 gene encoding ATP-binding cassette sub-family C member 4-like isoform X2, producing MWLSIGVAALIGIGAMVTQTLLLQGYFSHVGGKLRAKIARKTDERVQQMTELISGIQVVKMYSWEKPFIKMVSKVRDLELKFISYASYLRGFNWSIIMLSGRITLYLTLISFVLNGNTITAETAFVSVGLINALRISCGVYFPMALILAGEAAVSLDRLTEFLLLDEVKCVEKARIACTGNEPRNVDRLEILENGVGIRMDTVAANWIFGNLPPTLSAVSLEVKNRCSCALFGPVGSGKSSLLHLILGELAVGAGKLSFFTGKESEAEITSRDIRVSYASQDSWLFSASIRDNILFGLPYEKKRYQEVTEACALLKDFDQLSQGDLSLVGERGASLSGGQRARVNLARAVYRDADLYLLDDPLSAVDSRVGRHLFEKCINGFLKSKTRIIVTHQLQYLEQVDTVIFVNRGTVECQGTFQELSASNFRNLIFENCEKSDDAESTEKVDADATEFETKDVVPGNDEQQLKHTESMQELENIDDEEMATGSISSEVYRGYFFAGGNLCTLGIVVLAFVAGQVAASGCDYWMTYWTNQETLKSTLQSNKSVVGDMDYNNSVSQWVDERGLLRQNVGIWVYTACIAGCTIIVVLSNILFVRISMNASRNIHNAMFSNILEATMRFFNTNPSGRILNRFSKDVGAMDEILPKAIMEMIMIFTTVIGSLAMVFIVNNWMIIPAIVVGGVFYPMMIYYIKTAQGLKRLEGITKSPVFSLVSSTLDGLVTIRSSGPLVENLLRKEFDLHQDTHTTAWYLTIATSTAFGFALDLISWLFIACVCFSLVLMDDENTSGGLAGLAISQSLILNAMVQEGMRNITIVISQMTSVERLLQYTNLPKEGPFDFDNSPPSDWPSMGSLDFKDVSMTYSIDKPPALKGLNLNIRPGWKVGVVGRTGAGKSSLISALFRLVGDGLDGEIFLDGISTKTIGLNDLRSRISIIPQEPILFSASLRYNLDPFEQYSDAELWNSIREVELGGVISSLDFSVAGGGANFSVGQRQLICLARAILRNNRLLVLDEATANVDPNTDALIQRTIRRRFVDCTVLTVAHRLNTIMDSDRVLVMDGGRIVEFDHPHLLLKDRDGYFSQMVQQTGKTMAEELAKISESAFPETSEIASDVTNDGEKIE from the exons ATGTGGCTATCAATTGGCGTCGCCGCGTTGATAGGAATCGGAGCCATGGTGACCCAGACGCTGCTTCTGCAAGGGTATTTCAGTCACGTCGGTGGAAAGTTGAGGGCTAAGATTGCTAGGAAAACAGACGAGAGGGTGCAACAGATGACCGAATTGATTTCTGGAATACAG GTGGTAAAAATGTATTCCTGGGAAAAACCGTTCATCAAAATGGTATCAAAAGTCAGAGATTTGGAGCTGAAATTTATAAGCTACGCTTCGTATTTGAGAGGATTTAATTGGAGCATAATAATGCTGTCGGGAAGAATCACCCTCTACTTGACGCTGATAAGTTTTGTCCTCAACGGAAATACGATCACAGCGGAAACGGCTTTCGTTAGCGTTGGTCTGATAAACGCGCTGAGAATATCATGCGGAGTTTACTTTCCCATGGCGCTCATCCTTGCCGGTGAAGCCGCTGTGTCCTTGGACAGATTAACA GAGTTCTTACTTCTGGACGAAGTTAAATGCGTGGAAAAAGCTCGAATCGCCTGCACCGGAAACGAGCCTCGCAATGTGGATAGATTAGAAATACTTGAAAACGGAGTTGGAATACGGATGGACACGGTCGCGGCGAATTGGATTTTCGGCAACCTTCCTCCAACGCTGTCCGCGGTTTCTCTGGAAGTGAAAAACCGATGTTCGTGCGCGCTTTTCGGACCGGTTGGATCGGGCAAGTCGTCACTGCTGCATCTGATTCTGGGAGAGCTGGCGGTTGGCGCTGGGAAGCTGTCGTTTTTCACGGGGAAAGAAAGTGAAGCCGAAATAACCAGTCGGGATATTCGCGTCTCTTACGCCAGTCAAGACTCCTGGCTTTTCTCCGCTTCAATACGCGACAACATTCTGTTCGGTCTGCCGTACGAGAAGAAGCGGTACCAAGAG GTGACCGAAGCCTGCGCCCTTCTCAAAGATTTTGACCAACTGTCACAAGGGGATCTGAGTCTTGTCGGCGAGAGGGGAGCTTCTTTGTCAGGAGGTCAGAGGGCTCGAGTAAACTTGGCAAGAGCCGTTTACAGGGACGCCGATCTTTACTTACTCGACGATCCTCTCAGCGCTGTGGATTCTCGAGTTGGTCGTCATCTTTTCGAGAAGTGCATCAATGGTTTCCTAAAGTCAAAAACACGGATCATAGTTACTCATCAGCTTCAATATCTCGAACAAGTCGACACTGTTATTTTCGTTAATCGC GGTACCGTTGAATGCCAAGGAACGTTCCAGGAGTTGAGTGCCTCAAACTTCCGGAATTTGATTTTcgagaattgtgaaaaatccGACGATGCCGAGTCCACGGAAAAAGTGGACGCAGACGCGACAGAATTTGAG ACAAAGGACGTAGTTCCAGGTAACGATGAACAGCAACTAAAACACACCGAGAGTATGCAGGAATTGGAAAACATAGACGATGAGGAAATGGCAACGGGATCAATATCAAGCGAAGTATACCGGGGCTATTTTTTTGCTGGTGGAAATCTGTGCACACTGGGGATCGTCGTTCTGGCCTTCGTAGCCGGACAAGTGGCGGCCAGTGGATGTGACTACTGGATGACGTATTGGACTAACCAGGAAACTCTCAAATCCACGTTGCAATCTAACAAATCCGTCGTTGGTGACATGGATTACAATAATTCCGTATCGCAGTGGGTCGATGAACGCGGATTGCTGCGACAAAATGTGGGAATTTGGGTCTATACCGCTTGCATCGCCGGATGCACTATCATCGTCGTACTGAGCAACATACTGTTCGTCAGGATCAGCATGAACGCAAGTCGCAATATACACAATGCCATGTTCTCGAACATTTTGGAAGCAACAATGAGGTTCTTCAACACTAATCCATCTG gtAGAATCCTGAACCGATTTTCAAAGGACGTAGGTGCGATGGATGAGATACTACCAAAGGCAATAATGGAGATGATTATGATTTTTACTACAGTGATTGGATCGCTAGCAATGGTATTCATTGTCAACAACTGGATGATCATTCCGGCAATCGTTGTAGGGGGTGTTTTCTATCCCATGATGATTTACTACATTAAAACTGCGCAGGGTCTAAAGAGGTTAGAGGGCATCA CGAAGAGCCCCGTTTTTTCGCTCGTCAGTTCAACCCTTGATGGACTGGTAACAATACGAAGCAGCGGACCCTTGGTCGAAAACTTGCTGCGAAAAGAGTTCGACCTTCATCAAGACACGCACACCACCGCTTGGTATCTGACTATTGCCACATCAACTGCCTTCGGTTTTGCCCTTGATTTAATTTCGTGGCTGTTTATCGCTTGCGTTTGCTTCTCGTTGGTTTTGATGGATGATG AAAACACTTCCGGAGGGCTTGCTGGACTTGCTATCTCACAATCACTTATCTTGAATGCTATGGTTCAAGAGGGCATGAGGAACATCACTATCGTAATTTCTCAGATGACTTCGGTCGAACGACTGCTACAGTACACCAATCTACCCAAGGAGGGACCATTCGATTTCGACAACTCTCCTCCATCGGATTGGCCTTCGATGGGCTCTCTTGACTTCAAGGATGTCTCTATGACATATTCAATCGACAAGCCTCCGGCATTGAAG GGTCTGAACTTGAACATTCGACCCGGCTGGAAAGTGGGAGTTGTGGGAAGAACCGGAGCTGGAAAATCCTCGCTGATTTCCGCGCTGTTTCGTTTGGTCGGAGACGGACTAGATGGGGAAATTTTTCTGGACGGAATAAGCACCAAGACCATTGGGTTGAACGACTTGCGGTCACGGATCTCGATCATTCCCCAGGAGCCAATTCTGTTTTCCGCGAGTCTGCGGTACAATTTGGACCCGTTCGAACAGTATTCGGACGCAGAGCTGTGGAACAGTATTCGGGAAGTGGAACTTGGCGGCGTCATATCTTCCCTCGACTTTTCCGTCGCCGGAGGCGGAGCCAATTTCAGCGTTGGACAACGCCAGCTGATCTGCTTGGCCAGAGCCATCCTCAGGAATAATCGGCTGCTCGTGCTCGACGAAGCTACTGCCAATGTTGATCCCAA CACCGATGCCTTGATACAAAGAACCATCAGACGAAGGTTCGTTGATTGCACCGTGTTGACAGTGGCTCATCGGTTGAACACGATAATGGACAGTGATCGAGTTCTGGTCATGGATGGCGGCCGCATCGTG GAGTTCGACCATCCGCATTTGCTGTTGAAGGATCGCGATGGTTACTTTTCACAAATGGTTCAACAAACCGGAAAAACGATGGCGGAAGAACTGGCGAAGATTTCTGAAAGCGCATTTCCTGAAACTTCGGAAATCGCGAGCGATGTAACAAATGatggtgaaaaaatagaatga